The following coding sequences are from one Bacteroidales bacterium WCE2008 window:
- a CDS encoding N-acetylmuramoyl-L-alanine amidase (non-canonical start codon;~manually curated), which produces MFVEHLQCRGYTASLVVPEEEDISLEERCRRISRIAIRHGHEPHDTFVVSIHVNAAGSGRMWHSATGWSAYTFPGHTESDKLATCMYKAAQRHLPGHRLRTDYSDGDPDFEKPFYILKHTYCAAVLTENGFMDSEVSLSFLELEEGKKAIVTLHVEGIINYVEGR; this is translated from the coding sequence ATCTTCGTCGAGCATCTCCAATGCCGTGGTTACACCGCATCGCTCGTCGTGCCCGAAGAGGAAGACATCTCCCTCGAAGAGCGCTGCCGCAGGATCAGCAGGATAGCGATTCGTCACGGCCACGAACCCCACGACACGTTCGTGGTCAGCATCCACGTCAATGCCGCCGGCAGCGGCCGAATGTGGCATAGCGCCACCGGCTGGAGTGCCTACACTTTCCCCGGACACACAGAGTCCGACAAGCTGGCTACCTGCATGTACAAAGCCGCCCAAAGGCACCTTCCCGGCCACCGGCTCAGGACCGATTACTCTGACGGTGATCCCGACTTCGAGAAACCGTTCTACATCCTGAAGCACACCTACTGCGCGGCGGTCCTGACAGAGAACGGGTTCATGGATTCGGAAGTCTCGCTCAGCTTCCTCGAATTAGAGGAGGGGAAGAAGGCCATTGTTACGCTGCACGTGGAAGGCATCATAAACTACGTTGAAGGCCGGTAA